A portion of the Gorilla gorilla gorilla isolate KB3781 chromosome X, NHGRI_mGorGor1-v2.1_pri, whole genome shotgun sequence genome contains these proteins:
- the FAM47B gene encoding protein FAM47B: protein MGDRRPQDRPRSQGMDSKPWYCDKPPSKYFAKRKHRRLRFPPVDTQNWVFVTEGMDDFRYGCPSPEDTLVCRRDEFLLPKISLRGPQADPKSRKKKLLKKAALFSELSPAQPARKAFVEEVEAQLITKHPLAMYPNLGEDMPPDLLLQVLKPLDPERKLEDAWARCEAREKTTEVPTESGKYPCGESCPRPPETPVSRLRPQLPKTPVSSRRPEHPKTRVSSLRPEPPKTRVSSLHPEPPETRASHLRADPPETGVSHLRPEPPKTLVSSVHPEPPDTGVSHLCPEPPETRVSHLHPEPPETGVSHLRPEPSKTQVSSLCPEPPEAGVSHLCLEPPNTHRVSSFLLQVLKLDSEKKLEDARARCEGQEMTTEELTKPGKYHFWESCPRPFESRMPHLRLVLPITRRMASLCLEPPKTRRVSSLCLEPTKTGMSHLKELFQEDTPSTTECISDFLQHRYTSSKLRDFKRAGDLGVDEQPISSLFDFTPECRTTDQDQKIKKANECASRLMYGMELDDMDEVEFLRIKYWNRRRRAAPHSYSAQRGRLRYGPWYFKPKLGKKLRSDEPLIDPKPVLEKPDEPDILDGLYGPIAFKDFILSKGYRMPGVIEKLFAKKGWTYDSVKTPIQRAMQVYKYKEDVTDASKED, encoded by the coding sequence ATGGGGGACCGGAGGCCACAGGACCGGCCAAGGTCCCAAGGCATGGATTCCAAGCCCTGGTACTGTGACAAACCGCCTTCCAAGTACTTCGCGAAGCGCAAGCACAGGCGCCTGAGGTTCCCGCCTGTGGACACCCAGAACTGGGTATTTGTGACGGAGGGCATGGACGACTTCCGCTACGGCTGTCCGTCTCCCGAAGATACGCTTGTTTGTCGCCGTGACGAGTTTTTACTCCCCAAAATATCTCTCAGAGGTCCCCAAGCTGACcccaaaagcaggaagaaaaagctGCTCAAGAAAGCGGCCCTATTTTCCGAGCTCTCGCCAGCACAGCCAGCACGGAAGGCGTTTGTAGAGGAAGTGGAAGCCCAGCTGATCACCAAGCATCCCTTGGCCATGTACCCCAATCTGGGAGAAGATATGCCTCCAGATCTCCTACTACAGGTGCTGAAACCGCTGGATCCCGAGAGGAAGCTGGAGGACGCTTGGGCTCGTTGTGAGGCCCGGGAGAAGACAACCGAGGTACCCACCGAGTCTGGTAAATATCCCTGTGGGGAATCCTGCCCGCGGCCTCCCGAGACTCCGGTGTCCCGTCTCcgtcctcagcttcccaagactCCGGTGTCCAGTCGCCGCCCAGAGCATCCCAAGACTCGGGTGTCCAGTCTTCGCCCAGAGCCTCCCAAGACTCGGGTGTCCAGTCTCCACCCGGAACCTCCAGAGACTCGCGCATCTCATCTCCGCGCGGATCCTCCCGAGACTGGAGTGTCCCATCTCCGCCCAGAGCCTCCCAAGACTCTGGTGTCCAGTGTCCACCCAGAGCCTCCTGATACTGGAGTGTCCCATCTCTGCCCGGAGCCTCCCGAGACTCGCGTATCTCATCTCCACCCGGAGCCTCCTGAGACTGGAGTGTCCCATCTCCGCCCAGAGCCTTCCAAGACTCAGGTGTCCAGTCTCTGCCCGGAGCCTCCCGAGGCTGGAGTGTCCCATCTCTGCCTGGAACCTCCCAACACTCATCGGGTGTCCAGTTTCCTACTACAGGTGCTGAAACTGGATTCTGAGAAGAAGCTGGAAGACGCACGGGCTCGTTGTGAGGGCCAGGAGATGACAACCGAGGAACTCACCAAGCCTGGTAAATACCATTTTTGGGAATCCTGTCCGCGGCCTTTTGAGAGTCGGATGCCCCATCTCCGCCTGGTGCTTCCCATAACTCGTCGAATGGCCAGTCTCTGCCTGGAGCCTCCCAAGACTCGTCGGGTGTCCAGTCTCTGCCTGGAGCCTACCAAGACTGGAATGTCCCATCTAAAAGAACTGTTTCAGGAAGATACACCAAGCACAACGGAGTGCATTTCTGACTTTCTTCAACATAGATACACATCGAGCAAACTCCGTGACTTCAAGAGGGCTGGAGACCTGGGAGTTGATGAACAACCCATCAGCAGTCTGTTTGACTTTACCCCTGAGTGCAGAACAACCGATCAAGACCAAAAGATTAAGAAGGCAAACGAGTGTGCTTCAAGGCTGATGTACGGCATGGAGCTAGACGACATGGATGAGGTCGAATTCTTACGGATAAAATACTGGAACAGGAGACGCCGGGCGGCACCGCATTCTTATAGTGCACAGCGTGGGAGGTTAAGGTATGGACCATGGTACTTCAAGCCTAAGTTGGGGAAAAAGCTAAGAAGTGATGAACCTTTGATTGACCCCAAGCCCGTACTTGAAAAGCCTGATGAACCCGACATTCTTGACGGTCTTTATGGACCAATTGCCTTTAAGGATTTCATTCTAAGCAAGGGCTACAGAATGCCTGGCGTCATTGAAAAGCTGTTTGCCAAGAAGGGATGGACTTACGACTCTGTTAAGACTCCTATTCAACGTGCAATGCAAGTTTACAAGTACAAAGAAGACGTCACAGATGCATCAAAAGAAGATTAG